A portion of the Moraxella ovis genome contains these proteins:
- a CDS encoding S41 family peptidase: protein MKKAIVLPLIIALLALTAWVFYDSAPKPNPKPFDVQKAEDFDYVFDLIKQEYPLLQAQKNATGYDFVADYAKHKAHIMQAKNPTEFFFLLNDVLDKLDNEHTHMMTKADVQYAIGIYSQSNHDDYRWQIYTHLTRDKRLQQAYATEIGMTKSQEEQARRDKIAKINAQIAVPANVQMFDVAPNQVGYLSVRELTHVSLLDTDERHAVMRYLQKIKHYPALIIDIRTNAGGDTRYWTQFLLPAITARPLSLDLYSFFKQGTHMDAYKATRPNMTDIDRTQVAKALPVSADLAQILDTFAYQEIQPLRVDIDPNGIGFGGKIYLLVDNDVYSSAETLAIFAKYTQFATLVGTPTRGDGVGTDPMIAILPNTHFAIRYAKQLGIAPDGTINAIRGTQPDVLVANPPNFTLPTDVNVAKNDPVIQRAVQLALSSH, encoded by the coding sequence ATGAAAAAAGCCATTGTCTTGCCCCTAATCATTGCATTATTGGCACTCACCGCTTGGGTTTTTTATGACTCAGCCCCCAAACCCAATCCCAAGCCCTTTGATGTACAAAAAGCAGAAGATTTTGACTATGTGTTTGATTTAATCAAGCAAGAATATCCCTTATTGCAAGCACAAAAAAACGCCACAGGCTATGATTTTGTTGCTGATTATGCCAAGCACAAAGCCCATATTATGCAGGCAAAAAATCCCACCGAGTTTTTCTTTTTATTAAACGATGTGCTTGACAAATTGGACAACGAACACACCCATATGATGACCAAAGCCGATGTGCAATACGCCATTGGCATTTATAGTCAAAGCAATCACGACGATTATCGCTGGCAGATTTATACCCATTTGACTCGTGATAAACGCTTGCAACAAGCCTATGCTACCGAAATTGGTATGACCAAATCCCAAGAAGAACAAGCACGCCGTGATAAAATTGCCAAAATTAATGCCCAAATTGCTGTGCCTGCAAATGTGCAGATGTTTGATGTTGCACCCAATCAGGTGGGCTATTTGTCGGTGCGTGAGCTGACCCATGTAAGCCTACTGGATACGGACGAACGCCACGCTGTGATGCGTTATTTGCAAAAAATCAAACATTACCCTGCTTTGATTATAGATATTCGCACCAATGCAGGGGGCGATACTCGCTATTGGACGCAGTTTTTGTTGCCTGCCATCACAGCTCGCCCCTTATCGCTTGATTTGTATAGCTTTTTTAAACAAGGCACGCACATGGACGCCTACAAAGCCACCCGCCCCAATATGACCGACATTGACCGCACGCAGGTGGCAAAGGCGTTGCCTGTGTCGGCAGATTTGGCACAGATTTTGGATACATTTGCCTATCAAGAAATTCAGCCTTTGCGTGTGGATATAGATCCAAACGGCATTGGGTTTGGCGGTAAAATTTATCTATTGGTGGACAACGATGTGTACAGTTCGGCAGAAACTTTGGCGATTTTTGCAAAATACACACAGTTTGCCACTTTGGTGGGGACGCCCACTCGTGGCGATGGCGTAGGCACTGACCCAATGATTGCGATTTTGCCCAACACCCATTTTGCTATCCGCTATGCCAAACAGCTTGGGATTGCCCCAGACGGCACGATAAATGCTATCCGTGGCACACAGCCTGATGTACTGGTGGCAAATCCACCAAACTTTACGCTCCCCACCGATGTCAATGTCGCCAAAAACGACCCTGTGATACAGCGTGCGGTGCAGTTGGCATTATCATCACATTAG
- the nuoE gene encoding NADH-quinone oxidoreductase subunit NuoE produces the protein MKIVTDKTPKVDIHAILTPQEIDGIHHHIHHYPQPRAAVLDALKLVQKRNGWVDDAQVAAIAHMLSMPVADVEGVATFFNRIYRMPVGRHVILICDSIACYLNGYEALADAFKRELGIDYGQTTKDGRFTLLPICCLGNCDKGASVLIDEDTYGPVLPSEVGLLLEQYA, from the coding sequence ATGAAAATTGTAACCGACAAAACCCCCAAAGTGGACATTCACGCCATTTTAACACCTCAAGAAATTGACGGCATTCATCATCACATTCATCACTACCCACAACCGAGGGCGGCGGTGCTTGATGCCCTAAAACTCGTCCAAAAACGTAACGGCTGGGTGGACGATGCCCAAGTGGCTGCCATAGCCCATATGCTGTCCATGCCTGTGGCGGACGTGGAGGGCGTGGCGACATTTTTTAACCGCATTTATCGGATGCCAGTCGGTCGCCATGTGATTTTGATTTGTGATTCTATCGCTTGTTATCTGAACGGCTATGAGGCATTGGCGGATGCTTTTAAGCGTGAGCTTGGCATTGATTATGGGCAAACCACAAAAGACGGTCGTTTTACCCTGCTTCCCATTTGCTGTCTTGGCAACTGCGATAAGGGGGCGAGCGTGCTGATTGATGAGGATACTTATGGACCTGTGTTGCCGTCTGAGGTCGGTCTATTGTTGGAGCAATACGCATGA
- a CDS encoding helix-turn-helix domain-containing protein, translating to MSDEAQNPNQIGNAFLVDNLAQSILVYVLRALPNEKLGGVLKTHQHPRLSELITQITNKPDDDFSIPAMCKKLHLSRSTLIRLFQKTLGVAPHTFVKTMRLEYAARLLRTSQQSVLQIAIETGFVSQTHFNRAFKAHYGLSPSTYR from the coding sequence ATGAGCGATGAAGCTCAAAACCCCAATCAAATTGGCAATGCGTTTTTGGTGGATAATTTAGCCCAATCAATACTGGTATATGTGTTGCGTGCTTTGCCTAATGAAAAATTAGGTGGTGTATTAAAGACACATCAGCACCCTAGGCTGTCAGAATTGATTACCCAAATTACCAATAAGCCTGACGATGATTTTAGCATACCTGCAATGTGTAAAAAATTGCATTTATCTCGCTCAACACTCATTCGGCTATTTCAAAAGACATTGGGTGTCGCACCGCATACTTTTGTCAAAACGATGCGTCTTGAATATGCCGCAAGGCTTTTGCGTACCAGCCAGCAGTCGGTATTACAAATTGCCATTGAGACAGGGTTTGTCTCACAAACCCATTTTAATCGTGCATTTAAAGCACATTATGGCCTATCTCCAAGCACTTATCGCTAA